One window of Candidatus Hydrothermales bacterium genomic DNA carries:
- the lpxD gene encoding UDP-3-O-(3-hydroxymyristoyl)glucosamine N-acyltransferase: MKIKDIAKILGGEILGNEELDIVGVLPPDENTEGYISVIFEKKYERGNYFAVLTSREFLKHMSFKSAIVVEKPKEKMIELLSLFEEKEEIKRKIHETAIVSKEAEIEDGAYIGPYCVIEKNVKIKKGVKLLAFVYVGKNSFIDEDTIIFPFVSIEKNVKIGKRCVIHSGTVIGSDGFGYEKREGKVVKVPQIGWVNIGDDVEIGANVCIDRAVIGETKVEKEVKIDNLVQIAHNVKIGERTLIASQTGIAGSSKVGKDCLIAGQVGIKDHVNVGDGVILTAQAGVSKDVPPGKIYSGYFARDHSIVLRATNILYELPFYWEKIKKVIEK; the protein is encoded by the coding sequence ATGAAAATAAAAGATATAGCTAAAATTTTAGGTGGTGAAATCTTAGGAAATGAAGAATTAGATATTGTTGGAGTTTTACCACCTGATGAAAATACTGAAGGATACATATCTGTTATATTTGAAAAAAAATATGAAAGGGGTAATTATTTTGCTGTTTTAACATCAAGAGAGTTTTTAAAGCACATGAGTTTTAAAAGTGCAATTGTCGTTGAAAAACCTAAGGAAAAAATGATAGAACTTTTAAGTTTGTTCGAGGAAAAGGAGGAGATAAAAAGGAAAATACATGAGACTGCTATAGTTTCAAAAGAGGCAGAAATTGAAGATGGAGCTTATATTGGACCATACTGTGTTATAGAAAAAAATGTTAAAATAAAAAAAGGAGTCAAACTTTTAGCCTTTGTATATGTAGGTAAAAACTCCTTTATAGATGAAGATACTATAATTTTTCCCTTTGTTTCTATTGAAAAGAATGTAAAAATTGGAAAAAGATGTGTTATACATTCAGGGACTGTGATAGGTTCTGATGGATTTGGTTATGAAAAAAGAGAGGGTAAAGTAGTAAAGGTTCCGCAAATTGGATGGGTCAATATAGGGGATGATGTAGAAATAGGTGCAAATGTTTGTATTGATAGAGCGGTAATAGGAGAGACAAAAGTTGAAAAAGAGGTAAAGATTGATAATTTAGTTCAGATTGCACATAACGTTAAAATAGGGGAGAGAACCCTTATTGCCTCTCAAACAGGTATCGCTGGGAGTTCGAAAGTAGGAAAAGACTGTTTAATTGCAGGTCAAGTAGGTATTAAAGATCATGTAAATGTTGGAGATGGAGTAATTTTAACGGCTCAAGCAGGAGTTTCAAAGGATGTTCCTCCTGGGAAAATTTATTCGGGATACTTTGCCAGAGACCACAGTATAGTTCTTAGAGCAACAAACATTTTATACGAACTTCCTTTTTACTGGGAAAAAATAAAAAAGGTTATTGAAAAATAA
- a CDS encoding MgtC/SapB family protein — translation MDELQILLRLFLSFILAGIIGIERELSGKAAGLRTHMLVGLGSTVYAIVSIMVHSEKGVVDPSRVAAQVVSGIGFIGAGAIFRDEDRIRGLTTASDIWVMGAIGLSVGLGYFLLAVLSTFLVLIVLIGGAWVEKKALKTK, via the coding sequence ATGGATGAATTACAGATTTTGTTAAGACTTTTTTTGTCTTTTATTTTGGCCGGGATAATAGGGATAGAAAGGGAGCTTTCTGGTAAGGCTGCGGGTTTAAGGACACATATGCTTGTTGGTTTAGGTTCAACGGTTTATGCAATAGTATCAATTATGGTTCATTCTGAAAAAGGTGTGGTTGATCCTTCGAGAGTAGCAGCCCAGGTTGTCTCAGGGATAGGATTTATTGGAGCAGGTGCAATTTTTAGAGATGAGGATAGAATAAGGGGGTTAACTACCGCGTCAGATATATGGGTTATGGGAGCAATAGGTCTTTCAGTGGGATTAGGTTACTTTTTGCTTGCAGTGCTATCTACGTTTCTTGTTCTTATTGTTTTGATAGGAGGTGCTTGGGTCGAGAAAAAGGCTCTAAAAACAAAATGA
- the nuoH gene encoding NADH-quinone oxidoreductase subunit NuoH yields MIEIILKGTIYLFFLIGIAAYLTYFERKFLAWFQNRVGPNRAGPAGIFQPIADAIKLFLKEDITPTKITSKFLYFIAPLLTSSFAVSQFFLIPLFPEGPFPDINFGILLLLVLSSISLYGVVFGGFASTSKYSVIGGIRGVLMLISYETALILALISISYQAGSLSLREIVEAQKIPFIFPQFLGFLVFLITGFMETKRLPFDIPEAESELTGGFHTEYSSIKFAFFFLGEYLHILLISSLIVTLYFAGWKFPLLPPFISFPLKVAPFVFFFIWVRASLPRFRFTDSLEIGWKILLPLSFLNLLITTLWVSIRG; encoded by the coding sequence ATGATAGAGATTATTTTAAAAGGTACAATTTATCTTTTCTTTCTTATTGGAATTGCAGCTTATCTTACCTATTTTGAAAGAAAGTTTTTAGCCTGGTTTCAAAATAGAGTAGGTCCAAACAGGGCAGGACCAGCAGGAATTTTTCAGCCTATAGCAGATGCAATAAAACTATTCTTAAAAGAGGATATAACTCCCACTAAAATAACCTCCAAATTTTTATATTTCATAGCTCCGTTACTTACTAGTTCCTTTGCTGTTTCACAGTTTTTTTTAATCCCGCTTTTCCCAGAGGGTCCCTTCCCTGATATAAATTTCGGTATCTTACTTTTACTTGTTTTATCCTCAATCAGTCTTTATGGTGTTGTTTTTGGCGGATTTGCCTCAACAAGTAAATATTCTGTAATAGGTGGAATAAGAGGAGTTTTAATGTTAATTTCATATGAAACAGCTCTCATATTAGCTCTTATTAGTATTTCCTATCAGGCAGGCAGTCTTTCTTTAAGAGAGATAGTTGAGGCACAAAAGATTCCCTTTATTTTTCCTCAATTTCTTGGTTTTCTTGTTTTTTTAATCACAGGCTTTATGGAAACAAAGAGACTTCCCTTTGACATACCAGAGGCAGAGTCAGAGTTAACAGGAGGTTTTCACACAGAGTATAGTTCCATTAAATTTGCCTTTTTCTTTCTTGGTGAATACCTTCATATTTTACTTATTTCTTCACTTATTGTTACCCTTTACTTTGCTGGTTGGAAGTTTCCTTTGCTTCCTCCTTTTATATCTTTTCCTTTAAAGGTAGCACCCTTTGTTTTCTTTTTCATTTGGGTTAGAGCCTCGTTACCGAGATTTAGATTCACTGACTCCTTAGAAATTGGATGGAAAATTTTACTTCCGCTTTCTTTTTTAAATCTTTTAATAACAACTCTCTGGGTTTCTATAAGGGGGTAA
- a CDS encoding asparagine synthetase B, which produces MVFNIFLKFFLFSQYILIPMDEVQTDHLKAYGIVYRSLQRGINFEWLLNYRGGSFMAEYSSEIEQECINNQVFYEVITTTVASNIYAYIEEHNMSALLLEVAPKLAVYAPPYTEPWDDAVELVLKYANVPYDRIWDNDILEGRLEKYDWLHLHHEDFAGMYGKFELVYGSFPWYKKMKETDNEVAKKYGFKNGPQMKQAVALKIKQYVENGGFLFSMCSGPITLDVALASVGIDIWDLPYDGTPYDPDANKKLNFNNTMAFQNFEIYMSYLNDEVSDVDVTKEADLRGPNVCFKLFEFSAKYDPIPSLLTQNHQNCIKEFLGRDTGFRRDKLKPYVVILGEVEKTEEAKYIYSSFGKGFFTYYGGHDPEDYKHFIGDPPTDLSKHKNSPGYRLILNNILFPAAQPQKLKT; this is translated from the coding sequence ATGGTTTTTAACATATTTTTAAAGTTTTTTCTATTTTCTCAATATATTTTGATACCAATGGATGAGGTTCAAACAGATCATCTAAAGGCTTATGGAATTGTTTATAGAAGTTTGCAGAGAGGTATAAATTTTGAATGGCTTTTAAATTATAGAGGGGGATCATTTATGGCTGAGTATTCAAGCGAGATTGAGCAAGAATGTATAAATAATCAAGTTTTTTACGAAGTTATAACTACTACGGTGGCGTCTAATATTTATGCTTATATTGAGGAACATAACATGAGTGCTTTACTTCTTGAGGTTGCACCAAAGCTTGCTGTTTATGCACCCCCTTATACAGAGCCTTGGGATGATGCAGTTGAACTAGTTTTAAAATATGCAAACGTTCCTTACGATAGAATTTGGGATAATGATATACTTGAAGGAAGATTAGAAAAATATGATTGGCTTCATTTACATCATGAAGATTTTGCTGGTATGTATGGAAAATTTGAGCTTGTTTATGGTTCTTTTCCTTGGTATAAGAAAATGAAGGAGACTGATAACGAAGTTGCTAAAAAGTATGGATTTAAAAATGGACCACAGATGAAACAGGCAGTTGCCTTAAAAATCAAACAATACGTAGAAAACGGTGGCTTTTTGTTTTCAATGTGTTCAGGTCCTATAACTCTAGATGTAGCTCTTGCCTCTGTTGGAATAGACATATGGGATTTGCCTTACGATGGAACTCCCTATGATCCTGACGCAAACAAAAAATTAAACTTTAATAACACCATGGCGTTTCAAAATTTTGAGATATATATGAGCTACTTAAATGACGAAGTGTCGGATGTAGATGTCACAAAGGAAGCTGATTTAAGAGGGCCAAATGTTTGTTTTAAGCTATTTGAGTTTTCTGCAAAGTATGATCCTATTCCCTCTCTTTTAACACAAAATCATCAAAATTGTATTAAGGAGTTTTTAGGTAGAGATACGGGTTTTAGAAGGGATAAGTTAAAACCATATGTAGTCATTCTTGGAGAAGTAGAGAAAACAGAGGAAGCTAAATACATTTATTCTAGTTTTGGAAAAGGTTTTTTCACCTATTATGGGGGGCATGATCCAGAAGATTATAAGCACTTTATAGGTGATCCTCCAACGGATCTTTCAAAACATAAAAATTCGCCAGGTTATAGATTAATTTTAAACAATATACTTTTCCCTGCAGCTCAACCTCAAAAGTTAAAAACATAG
- a CDS encoding peptidoglycan bridge formation glycyltransferase FemA/FemB family protein, translating to MSYFKKFTLKIVINDYYKLFRESKVFRAYFETAYTIEKKTEDELFKNYKKSLREDIKRGERHGLFFKELEIQHLPEFYKIYTHTVKKHRSEIIPFSLIENIYKYTKNKGFSNFYGVFLDDELLSGVIVVYPDEKTALALIQGTSDKGYKLEASSFIFHNIIKKEFEKGKEIFSFGSNPKDKGNLIFFKRKFGAIDYTYPVYIWYNPWYTEV from the coding sequence TTGTCCTATTTTAAAAAATTCACATTAAAAATCGTTATAAATGACTATTATAAACTGTTTAGGGAAAGTAAAGTTTTTAGGGCTTACTTTGAAACAGCATATACTATAGAAAAAAAGACAGAGGATGAACTTTTCAAAAATTACAAAAAGTCACTGAGAGAAGATATAAAAAGAGGAGAAAGACACGGTCTTTTTTTTAAAGAACTAGAAATTCAACATTTACCGGAATTTTATAAAATTTACACGCATACAGTAAAAAAACATAGATCAGAAATTATCCCATTCTCTCTGATAGAAAATATCTATAAGTATACAAAAAACAAGGGATTTTCAAATTTTTATGGGGTTTTTCTTGATGATGAGCTTCTCTCCGGGGTAATAGTAGTGTATCCAGATGAAAAGACAGCTTTAGCTTTAATACAGGGCACATCAGATAAGGGTTATAAACTTGAGGCCTCTTCTTTTATATTTCATAACATAATAAAAAAAGAATTTGAAAAGGGAAAAGAGATATTTTCATTTGGTTCGAATCCAAAAGATAAGGGAAATTTAATTTTTTTTAAAAGAAAATTTGGAGCAATAGATTATACTTATCCCGTATATATCTGGTATAATCCGTGGTACACTGAGGTCTAA